The Deltaproteobacteria bacterium region ATCGCCCTCTTCAACCTGGAGGGGAGCTTCTACGCCATCGACGACACCTGCACGCACCGCGGCGGCCCCCTCTCCGAGGGCGAGGTGTCGGGCGAGGAGGTCACGTG contains the following coding sequences:
- a CDS encoding Rieske 2Fe-2S domain-containing protein, producing MAQFVKVASTADLAPGEAKCVEAAGKKIALFNLEGSFYAIDDTCTHRGGPLSEGEVSGEEVT